Proteins co-encoded in one Medicago truncatula cultivar Jemalong A17 chromosome 8, MtrunA17r5.0-ANR, whole genome shotgun sequence genomic window:
- the LOC11446925 gene encoding disease resistance protein RPV1 isoform X2, with protein sequence MKCKKNDEDNVVVIPVFYRIEPSHVRKHTGSYQTALAKQKKQGKDMIQRWKNALFEVANLSGFDSSTYRTENDLIEDIIKVVSQNLNQKYTNELRCLFIPDENYSSIESLLKNDSSEVRTIGIWGMGGIGKTTLAATIFQKVSSIYEGSCFLENVTEESKRHGLSYTYNRLFSKLLGEDHGIDTTKVISSIVMKRLKRMKAFIVLDDVRTLELLENLIGVGHDCLGAGSRVIVTTRDKHVLTGGGIDEIHQVKEMNSQNSMRLFSLNAFKKILPNEGYEQISNNVVSYAKGNPLALKVLGSFLRTKSKREWDSAINKLKEIPNAEIQKVLRLSYDELDDTEKNIFLDIACFFKGCGSSSSVTKILNACGFFADIGIRNLFDKALVTITSNNHIQMHDLIQEMGREIVREESIKNPGERSRLWNAGEICDVLTNNNGTSAVESICLYMDQTICINLSSNAFTKMPNLRLLAFEGHNYVHLPGGLDFLPNNLRSFGWSAYPLNSLPSNFSPWNLVELSLPYSNLEKLWNGAQNLPSLERIDLGKSTRLIECPNFSNAPNLKHINLEKCESMSHVDPSIFNLPNLEELDVSGCKSLKSLYNSTRSQSFKRLFAYKCYNLQEFISMPQNTNDPSTTTTGLTSSTLHIRNFEVVFSVHISESLLDLPENFANYIVLSHPKMNKQHTLTTLHKVLPSPCFRYVRRLIFNACHNLSEIPDSISLLSSLEFLRLFACPVISLPESINCLPRLKFLEVGYCEMLQSIPSLPQSIQWFYVWDCESLQNVLNSTNEQTKKHQNKCTVLLPNCLELDQHSFVSVLKDAIVRIELGAKPILPEDVLENNEEASSDDDNDDVDDVDDRYIYDNLIEGKIFYMLPAGNFKIGDWSPYHSTQNCVTIDLPRSDNLGIIFYLVLYQAQPYRIEDGGSFGCECYLETTSGECISIKSFFVDERVLAHSRTSFNMMSDHLFLWYDTQCCEQVMEAIKEIKANAMSAIHNSKLTFKFLARTEKNMETAIKECGFRWIYSSEGQVVEEEGCESETNKETHTVDGSESDEQEETVPAAMNFQQSVYGTPNLEAVETKDLRGVLEELLHIGFGGELMS encoded by the exons ATGAAGTGCAAAAAAAATGACGAAGACAACGTTGTTGTTATTCCTGTGTTCTACCGTATAGAACCTTCACACGTCCGAAAGCATACAGGAAGTTACCAAACGGCGTTGGcgaaacaaaagaaacaaggCAAAGATATGATTCAAAGGTGGAAGAATGCTCTCTTTGAAGTAGCTAATTTATCTGGCTTCGATTCAAGTACATATAG GACTGAAAATGACTTGATTGAAGACATCATCAAAGTAGTTTCCCAAAATCTGAATCAAAAGTATACCAATGAACTTAGATGTTTGTTCATACCAGATGAAAACTATTCAAGCATtgaatcattattaaaaaatgattcaaGCGAAGTTAGAACTATTGGAATTTGGGGCATGGGAGGTATAGGAAAGACAACCCTTGCTGCTACCATATTTCAGAAGGTATCTTCCATATATGAAGGTAGTTGCTTCCTAGAAAATGTCACAGAAGAATCAAAGAGACATGGGCTCAGTTACACATACAACAGACTTTTTTCTAAGTTACTAGGGGAAGATCATGGTATTGACACTACCAAAGTAATATCATCTATTGTTATGAAAAGACTCAAACGCATGAAAGCTTTCATTGTACTAGATGATGTTCGTACTTTAGAACTTCTAGAAAATTTGATTGGAGTAGGGCACGATTGCCTTGGAGCTGGTAGCAGAGTCATTGTGACAACCAGAGATAAGCATGTGTTAACAGGAGGAGGAATTGACGAAATTCATCAAGTTAAGGAAATGAACTCTCAAAACTCCATGAGGTTGTTCAGCTTGAATGCCTTCAAAAAAATCCTTCCCAATGAAGGATATGAGCAGATATCAAACAATGTAGTTTCTTATGCAAAAGGAAACCCTTTGGCTTTGAAAGTTCTGGGTTCATTTCTTCGTACAAAAAGTAAAAGAGAATGGGATAGTGCTATAAATAAACTGAAGGAAATTCCCAATGCTGAAATTCAAAAGGTGTTGAGATTAAGCTATGATGAATTAGATGATacagagaaaaatatatttctagacATTGCATGTTTTTTCAAAGGATGTGGAAGCAGCAGCAgtgtaacaaaaatattaaatgccTGTGGTTTCTTTGCAGATATTGGGATAAGAAACCTTTTTGACAAGGCTCTTGTAACTATTACTTCAAACAATCACATACAGATGCATGATTTGATACAAGAAATGGGTAGGGAAATTGTTCGTGAAGAATCTATCAAAAACCCTGGAGAACGCAGTAGATTGTGGAATGCTGGTGAAATTTGTGATGTGTTGACAAACAATAAT GGGACCAGTGCAGTTGAAAGCATATGCTTATATATGGATCAAACCATCTGCATAAATTTGAGCTCTAATGCATTCACAAAGATGCCAAACCTAAGATTACTTGCTTTCGAAGGCCATAATTATGTGCATCTTCCAGGGGGGCTTGATTTTTTGCCTAACAACTTGAGAAGTTTTGGATGGAGTGCATATCCATTAAATTCTCTACCATCAAATTTTTCTCCTTGGAATCTTGTTGAACTTAGCCTTCCATATAGCAACTTGGAAAAACTTTGGAACGGAGCACAG AATTTGCCGAGTTTAGAGAGAATTGACCTTGGTAAGTCTACACGCTTAATAGAGTGTCCAAATTTTTCAAATGCCCCAAATCTTAAGCATATAAATCTTGAAAAATGTGAAAGCATGTCTCATGTTGACCCATCTATTTTCAATCTCCCAAATCTTGAAGAGTTAGATGTGAGTGGATGTAAGTCACTTAAGAGCCTCTACAACAGCACTCGTTCACAATCTTTCAAGAGACTTTTTGCATATAAATGTTACAATCTCCAAGAGTTCATATCAATGCCCCAAAACACTAATGATCCTTCCACAACCACAACTGGGTTGACATCATCAACTTTGCACATCAGAAATTTTGAAGTAGTATTTTCTGTTCACATCTCTGAGAGTCTTCTGGATCTTCCTGAAAACTTTGCAAACTATATCGTACTTTCTCACCCAAAGATGAATAAGCAACACACTTTAACCACCTTGCATAAAGTACTCCCTAGCCCTTGCTTTAGGTATGTTAGACGTTTAATTTTCAATGCGTGTCACAATTTATCTGAAATCCCAGACAGCATCTCCTTGCTATCATCATTGGAGTTTTTAAGACTATTTGCCTGTCCTGTCATAAGCTTACCTGAAAGCATTAATTGTCTTCCAAGACTCAAGTTTCTTGAAGTTGGTTACTGTGAAATGCTTCAATCTATACCTTCTCTTCCACAATCAATTCAGTGGTTCTATGTTTGGGACTGTGAATCTCTTCAGAATGTGTTGAATTCAACAAATGAACAAAccaaaaaacaccaaaataagtGTACTGTTCTCCTCCCTAACTGCCTAGAATTGGATCAACATTCATTTGTTTCCGTTTTGAAAGATGCCATTGTAAGGATTGAACTTGGAGCAAAACCAATACTACCCGAAGATGTATTAGAAAACAATGAAGAAGCATCTTcagatgatgataatgatgatgttgatgatgttgatgatagATATATTTATGACAATTTAATAGAAGGTAAGATTTTCTACATGTTACCAGCTGGTAATTTTAAAATTGGAGACTGGTCCCCTTACCATTCTACACAAAATTGTGTGACTATTGATCTTCCCCGTAGTGATAATTTGGGTATCATTTTCTACTTGGTTCTTTATCAAGCTCAACCATATCGCATTGAAGATGGTGGAAGTTTTGGATGTGAATGCTACTTAGAAACCACTTCCGGTGAATGTATTAGTATAAAGAGTTTCTTTGTAGATGAAAGAGTGTTGGCTCATTCTCGTACTTCATTTAACATGATGTCGGATCATTTGTTTTTATGGTACGACACACAATGTTGCGAGCAAGTAATGGAAGCTATCAAAGAAATAAAAGCCAATGCCATGAGTGCCATTCACAATTCAAAGCTTACATTTAAATTCTTGGCTCGTActgaaaaaaatatggaaacaGCGATAAAAGAGTGTGGTTTTCGATGGATATATTCCTCAGAAGGTCAAGTTGTCGAGGAAGAAGGATGTGAATCTGAGACAAATAAGGAAACTCACACAGTGGACGGTTCTGAATCTGATGAGCAAGAAGAAACAGTTCCAGCAGCAATGAATTTTCAGCAAAGTGTCTATGGAACTCCCAATCTGGAAGCAGTAGAAACAAAAGACTTAAG GGGTGTGCTTGAAGAACTCTTGCATATTGGATTTGGCGGAGAACTCATGTCATAA
- the LOC25502326 gene encoding LOW QUALITY PROTEIN: disease resistance protein RUN1 (The sequence of the model RefSeq protein was modified relative to this genomic sequence to represent the inferred CDS: substituted 2 bases at 2 genomic stop codons): protein MAMASSSSSSPLKKHDVFISFRGEDTRANFTSFLHAALCRNHIETYIDYRIEKGKEVWEELEKAIKASALFLVVFSENYASSTWCLNELVEIMXCKKYDKDNVVVIPVFYRIEPSHVRKQTGSYHTALAKQKKQGKDKIQKWKNALFEVANLSGFDSSTYRTESVLIEDIIKAVLQILNQKYRNELRCLFIPDENYSSIESLLKVDSREVRTIGIWGMGGIGKTTLAAAIFQKVSSMYEGSCFLENVTEESKRHGLSYTYNRLLSKLLGEDLHIETPKVISSMVMKRLKRMKAFIVLDDVRTLELLDNLIGAGHDCLGVGSRVIVTTRDKHVLTGGGIDEIHQVKEMNSQNSIRLFSLNAFKKILPNEGYEEISNNVVSYTKGNPLALKVLGSFLRTKSKKEWNSALNKLKEIPNAEIQKVLRLSYDELDDTEKNIFLDVACFFKGFGSSSSVTKILNACGFFADIGIRNLLDKALVTITSENFIKMHDLIKQMGREIVREESIKNPRQRSRLWNADEICDVLTDNNVIMIYTLTCIAKNMYIYRVLLEDTFYEGVFTPSWVSYSKTHIYIYMILIFIYQGTTAVESICLDMDQTTCINLNSNAFTKMPNLKMLAFNDHHQDVMGFNSVHLLEGVDFFPNNLRSFGWSAYPLNSLPSNFSPSNLVELYLPYSNLEKLWNGAQNFPSLERIDLSKSARLLECPNFSNAPNLKHIKLENCESICHVDPSIFNLPKLEDLNVSGCKSLKSLYSSTRSQSFQRLYAGECYNLQEFISMPQNTNDPSTTTTGLTSSTLLIRNLDVFTFPICESLVDLPENFSYDITLSDSKMNDKDTLTTLHKLLPSPCFRYVRGLCFSYCHNLSEIPDSISLLSSLENLGLFACPIISLPESINCLPRLMFFEVANCEMLQSIPSLPQSIQSFRVWNCESLQNVLNXTNEQTKIHQNTRTFLLPNCIKLNQHSFVSILNDAIVRIELGTKPLLPADVLENKEEAASDNNDDDGYNYSYNWDTLIKGKICYMLPAGNFKNGDWFHYHSTQTLVSIELPPSDNLGFIFYLVLSQVQSYRIGYHGSFGCECYLETTCGECISIRSFFVDESVLLNPHTPLHIFSDHLFLWYDAQCCKQIMEAVKEIKANDMSAIHNSKLTFKFFARTQDNMEAAIKECGFRWIYSSEGQVVEEEEGCESETSKETHTVEGSESDEQEETVPPAMNFQQSVYGTPNLEAVETKDLRSVLEELLHIGFGGDLML, encoded by the exons ATGGCTatggcttcttcttcttcatcttctcctctCAAAAAACACGATGTTTTTATCAGTTTTAGAGGGGAAGACACTCGCGCCAATTTTACAAGCTTTCTTCATGCGGCTTTGTGTAGAAACCACATCGAAACCTACATAGACTATAGGAtcgaaaaaggaaaagaggttTGGGAAGAACTTGAAAAAGCAATTAAAGCATCCGCTTTATTTTTGGTTGTGTTCTCAGAAAACTATGCATCTTCAACATGGTGTTTGAATGAACTCGTTGAAATAATGTAGTGCAAGAAATATGACAAAGACAACGTTGTTGTTATTCCTGTGTTCTACCGTATAGAACCTTCACATGTCCGAAAGCAGACAGGGAGTTACCACACGGCGTTGGcgaaacaaaagaaacaaggCAAAGATAAGATTCAAAAGTGGAAGAATGCTCTCTTTGAAGTAGCTAATTTATCTGGCTTCGATTCAAGTACATATAG GACTGAATCTGTCTTGATTGAAGACATCATCAAAGCTGTTTTACAAATATTGAATCAAAAGTATAGAAATGAACTTAGATGTTTGTTCATACCAGATGAAAACTATTCAAGCATTgaatcattattaaaagttgATTCAAGAGAAGTTAGAACTATTGGAATTTGGGGCATGGGAGGCATTGGAAAGACAACCCTTGCTGCTGCCATATTTCAGAAGGTATCTTCCATGTATGAAGGTAGTTGCTTCCTAGAAAATGTCACAGAAGAATCAAAGAGACATGGGCTCAGTTACACATACAACAGACTTCTTTCTAAGTTACTAGGGGAAGATCTTCATATTGAGACTCCTAAAGTAATATCATCTATGGTTATGAAAAGACTCAAACGCATGAAAGCTTTCATTGTACTAGATGATGTTCGTACTTTAGAACTTCTAGATAATTTGATTGGAGCAGGGCATGATTGCCTTGGAGTTGGTAGCAGAGTCATTGTGACAACCAGAGATAAGCATGTGTTGACAGGAGGAGGAATTGACGAAATTCATCAAGTTAAGGAAATGAACTCTCAAAACTCCATCAGGTTGTTCAGTTTGAATGCTTTCAAAAAAATCCTTCCCAATGAGGGATATGAAGAGATATCAAACAATGTAGTTTCTTATACAAAAGGCAACCCTTTGGCTTTGAAAGTTCTGGGTTCATTTCTTCgtacaaaaagtaaaaaagaatggAATAGTGCTTTAAACAAACTGAAGGAAATTCCCAATGCTGAAATTCAAAAGGTGTTGAGGTTAAGCTATGATGAATTAGATGATacagagaaaaatatatttctagacGTTGCATGTTTTTTCAAAGGATTTGGAAGCAGCAGCAgtgtaacaaaaatattaaatgcatGTGGTTTTTTTGCAGATATTGGGATAAGAAACCTATTAGACAAGGCTCTTGTAACAATTACTTCAGAAAATTTCATAAAGATGCATGACTTGATAAAACAAATGGGTAGGGAAATTGTTCGTGAAGAATCTATCAAAAACCCTAGACAACGCAGTAGGTTGTGGAATGCTGACGAAATTTGTGATGTGCTGACAGACAATAATGTAATAATGATATATACCTTGACTTGCATTGCAAaaaacatgtatatatatagggttttgctagaagacaccttttatgaaggtgtgttt acaccttcatgggTGTCTTACAGcaaaactcatatatatatatatatgattctaATTTTCATTTATCAGGGGACTACTGCAGTTGAAAGCATATGCTTAGATATGGATCAAACTACCTGCATAAATTTGAACTCTAACGCATTCACAAAGATGCCAAACCTAAAAATGCTTGCTTTCAACGACCACCATCAAGATGTTATGGGATTTAATTCTGTGCATCTTCTGGAGGGCGTTGATTTTTTTCCTAACAACTTGCGAAGTTTTGGATGGAGTGCATATCCATTAAATTCTCTACCATCAAATTTTTCTCCATCGAATCTTGTTGAACTTTACCTTCCCTATAGCAACCTGGAAAAACTTTGGAATGGAGCACAG AATTTTCCGAGTTTAGAGAGAATTGACCTTAGTAAGTCTGCACGCTTGTTAGAGTGTCCAAATTTTTCCAATGCCCCAAATCTTAAGCATATAAAACTTGAAAATTGTGAAAGCATATGTCATGTTGACCCATCTATTTTCAATCTCCCAAAGCTTGAAGACCTAAATGTGAGTGGATGTAAGTCACTTAAGAGCCTCTACAGCAGCACTCGTTCACAATCTTTCCAGAGACTTTATGCAGGTGAATGTTACAATCTCCAAGAGTTCATATCAATGCCCCAAAACACTAACGATCCTTCCACAACGACAACTGGGCTGACATCATCAACTTTGCTCATCAGAAATCTTGATGTATTTACTTTTCCCATTTGTGAGAGTCTTGTGGATCTTCCTGAAAACTTTTCATACGATATCACACTTTCTGACTCAAAGATGAATGACAAAGATACTTTGACCACCTTGCATAAATTACTCCCTAGCCCTTGTTTCAGGTATGTTAGAGGTTTATGTTTCAGTTATTGTCACAATTTATCTGAAATCCCAGACAGCATCTCCTTGCTATCATCATTGGAGAATTTAGGACTATTTGCCTGTCCTATCATAAGCTTACCTGAAAGCATTAATTGTCTTCCAAGACTCATGTTTTTTGAAGTTGCTAACTGTGAAATGCTTCAATCTATACCTTCTCTTCCACAATCCATTCAGTCGTTCCGTGTTTGGAACTGTGAATCTCTTCAGAATGTGTTGAATTGAACAAATGAACAAACCAAAATACACCAAAATACGCGTACTTTTCTCCTCCCTAACtgcataaaattgaatcaaCATTCATTTGTTTCCATTTTGAATGATGCCATTGTAAGAATTGAACTCGGAACAAAACCACTACTCCCAGCAGATGTATTAGAAAACAAGGAAGAAGCAGCTTCagataataatgatgatgatggttaCAATTACTCTTATAATTGGGACACTTTAATAAAAGGTAAGATTTGCTACATGTTACCAGctggaaattttaaaaatggagACTGGTTCCATTACCATTCTACACAAACTTTGGTGTCTATTGAACTTCCCCCCAGTGATAATTTGGGTTTCATTTTCTACTTGGTTCTTTCTCAAGTTCAATCATATCGCATTGGATACCATGGAAGTTTTGGATGTGAGTGCTACTTAGAAACCACTTGCGGTGAATGTATAAGTATAAGAAGTTTCTTTGTAGATGAAAGCGTTTTGCTTAATCCTCATACTCCATTACACATATTTTCGGATCATTTGTTTTTATGGTACGATGCACAATGTTGCAAGCAAATAATGGAAGCTGTCAAAGAAATAAAAGCCAATGACATGAGTGCCATTCACAATTCAAAGCTTACATTTAAATTCTTCGCTCGTACTCAAGATAACATGGAAGCAGCGATAAAAGAGTGTGGTTTTCGATGGATATATTCCTCAGAAGGTCAAGTTGtcgaggaagaagaaggatgtgAATCTGAGACAAGTAAGGAAACTCACACAGTGGAGGGTTCTGAATCTGATGAGCAAGAAGAAACAGTTCCACCAGCAATGAATTTTCAGCAAAGTGTCTATGGAACTCCCAATCTGGAAGCAGTAGAAACAAAAGACTTAAG GAGTGTACTTGAAGAACTCTTGCATATTGGATTTGGCGGAGACCTCATGTTATAA
- the LOC11446925 gene encoding disease resistance protein RPV1 isoform X1 has product MASSSSSSPHKKHDVFISFRGEDTRANFTSFLHAALCKNHIETYIDYRIKKGEEVWEELEKAIKASALFLVVFSENYASSTWCLNELVEIMKCKKNDEDNVVVIPVFYRIEPSHVRKHTGSYQTALAKQKKQGKDMIQRWKNALFEVANLSGFDSSTYRTENDLIEDIIKVVSQNLNQKYTNELRCLFIPDENYSSIESLLKNDSSEVRTIGIWGMGGIGKTTLAATIFQKVSSIYEGSCFLENVTEESKRHGLSYTYNRLFSKLLGEDHGIDTTKVISSIVMKRLKRMKAFIVLDDVRTLELLENLIGVGHDCLGAGSRVIVTTRDKHVLTGGGIDEIHQVKEMNSQNSMRLFSLNAFKKILPNEGYEQISNNVVSYAKGNPLALKVLGSFLRTKSKREWDSAINKLKEIPNAEIQKVLRLSYDELDDTEKNIFLDIACFFKGCGSSSSVTKILNACGFFADIGIRNLFDKALVTITSNNHIQMHDLIQEMGREIVREESIKNPGERSRLWNAGEICDVLTNNNGTSAVESICLYMDQTICINLSSNAFTKMPNLRLLAFEGHNYVHLPGGLDFLPNNLRSFGWSAYPLNSLPSNFSPWNLVELSLPYSNLEKLWNGAQNLPSLERIDLGKSTRLIECPNFSNAPNLKHINLEKCESMSHVDPSIFNLPNLEELDVSGCKSLKSLYNSTRSQSFKRLFAYKCYNLQEFISMPQNTNDPSTTTTGLTSSTLHIRNFEVVFSVHISESLLDLPENFANYIVLSHPKMNKQHTLTTLHKVLPSPCFRYVRRLIFNACHNLSEIPDSISLLSSLEFLRLFACPVISLPESINCLPRLKFLEVGYCEMLQSIPSLPQSIQWFYVWDCESLQNVLNSTNEQTKKHQNKCTVLLPNCLELDQHSFVSVLKDAIVRIELGAKPILPEDVLENNEEASSDDDNDDVDDVDDRYIYDNLIEGKIFYMLPAGNFKIGDWSPYHSTQNCVTIDLPRSDNLGIIFYLVLYQAQPYRIEDGGSFGCECYLETTSGECISIKSFFVDERVLAHSRTSFNMMSDHLFLWYDTQCCEQVMEAIKEIKANAMSAIHNSKLTFKFLARTEKNMETAIKECGFRWIYSSEGQVVEEEGCESETNKETHTVDGSESDEQEETVPAAMNFQQSVYGTPNLEAVETKDLRGVLEELLHIGFGGELMS; this is encoded by the exons AtggcttcttcttcatcatcttctcctCACAAAAAACACGATGTTTTTATCAGTTTTAGAGGGGAAGACACTCGCGCCAATTTTACAAGCTTTCTTCATGCGGCTTTGTGTAAAAACCACATCGAAACCTACATAGACTATAGGATCAAAAAAGGAGAAGAGGTTTGGGAAGAACTTGAAAAAGCAATTAAAGCATCCGCTTTATTTTTGGTTGTGTTCTCAGAAAACTATGCATCTTCAACATGGTGTTTGAATGAACTCGTTGAAATAATGAAGTGCAAAAAAAATGACGAAGACAACGTTGTTGTTATTCCTGTGTTCTACCGTATAGAACCTTCACACGTCCGAAAGCATACAGGAAGTTACCAAACGGCGTTGGcgaaacaaaagaaacaaggCAAAGATATGATTCAAAGGTGGAAGAATGCTCTCTTTGAAGTAGCTAATTTATCTGGCTTCGATTCAAGTACATATAG GACTGAAAATGACTTGATTGAAGACATCATCAAAGTAGTTTCCCAAAATCTGAATCAAAAGTATACCAATGAACTTAGATGTTTGTTCATACCAGATGAAAACTATTCAAGCATtgaatcattattaaaaaatgattcaaGCGAAGTTAGAACTATTGGAATTTGGGGCATGGGAGGTATAGGAAAGACAACCCTTGCTGCTACCATATTTCAGAAGGTATCTTCCATATATGAAGGTAGTTGCTTCCTAGAAAATGTCACAGAAGAATCAAAGAGACATGGGCTCAGTTACACATACAACAGACTTTTTTCTAAGTTACTAGGGGAAGATCATGGTATTGACACTACCAAAGTAATATCATCTATTGTTATGAAAAGACTCAAACGCATGAAAGCTTTCATTGTACTAGATGATGTTCGTACTTTAGAACTTCTAGAAAATTTGATTGGAGTAGGGCACGATTGCCTTGGAGCTGGTAGCAGAGTCATTGTGACAACCAGAGATAAGCATGTGTTAACAGGAGGAGGAATTGACGAAATTCATCAAGTTAAGGAAATGAACTCTCAAAACTCCATGAGGTTGTTCAGCTTGAATGCCTTCAAAAAAATCCTTCCCAATGAAGGATATGAGCAGATATCAAACAATGTAGTTTCTTATGCAAAAGGAAACCCTTTGGCTTTGAAAGTTCTGGGTTCATTTCTTCGTACAAAAAGTAAAAGAGAATGGGATAGTGCTATAAATAAACTGAAGGAAATTCCCAATGCTGAAATTCAAAAGGTGTTGAGATTAAGCTATGATGAATTAGATGATacagagaaaaatatatttctagacATTGCATGTTTTTTCAAAGGATGTGGAAGCAGCAGCAgtgtaacaaaaatattaaatgccTGTGGTTTCTTTGCAGATATTGGGATAAGAAACCTTTTTGACAAGGCTCTTGTAACTATTACTTCAAACAATCACATACAGATGCATGATTTGATACAAGAAATGGGTAGGGAAATTGTTCGTGAAGAATCTATCAAAAACCCTGGAGAACGCAGTAGATTGTGGAATGCTGGTGAAATTTGTGATGTGTTGACAAACAATAAT GGGACCAGTGCAGTTGAAAGCATATGCTTATATATGGATCAAACCATCTGCATAAATTTGAGCTCTAATGCATTCACAAAGATGCCAAACCTAAGATTACTTGCTTTCGAAGGCCATAATTATGTGCATCTTCCAGGGGGGCTTGATTTTTTGCCTAACAACTTGAGAAGTTTTGGATGGAGTGCATATCCATTAAATTCTCTACCATCAAATTTTTCTCCTTGGAATCTTGTTGAACTTAGCCTTCCATATAGCAACTTGGAAAAACTTTGGAACGGAGCACAG AATTTGCCGAGTTTAGAGAGAATTGACCTTGGTAAGTCTACACGCTTAATAGAGTGTCCAAATTTTTCAAATGCCCCAAATCTTAAGCATATAAATCTTGAAAAATGTGAAAGCATGTCTCATGTTGACCCATCTATTTTCAATCTCCCAAATCTTGAAGAGTTAGATGTGAGTGGATGTAAGTCACTTAAGAGCCTCTACAACAGCACTCGTTCACAATCTTTCAAGAGACTTTTTGCATATAAATGTTACAATCTCCAAGAGTTCATATCAATGCCCCAAAACACTAATGATCCTTCCACAACCACAACTGGGTTGACATCATCAACTTTGCACATCAGAAATTTTGAAGTAGTATTTTCTGTTCACATCTCTGAGAGTCTTCTGGATCTTCCTGAAAACTTTGCAAACTATATCGTACTTTCTCACCCAAAGATGAATAAGCAACACACTTTAACCACCTTGCATAAAGTACTCCCTAGCCCTTGCTTTAGGTATGTTAGACGTTTAATTTTCAATGCGTGTCACAATTTATCTGAAATCCCAGACAGCATCTCCTTGCTATCATCATTGGAGTTTTTAAGACTATTTGCCTGTCCTGTCATAAGCTTACCTGAAAGCATTAATTGTCTTCCAAGACTCAAGTTTCTTGAAGTTGGTTACTGTGAAATGCTTCAATCTATACCTTCTCTTCCACAATCAATTCAGTGGTTCTATGTTTGGGACTGTGAATCTCTTCAGAATGTGTTGAATTCAACAAATGAACAAAccaaaaaacaccaaaataagtGTACTGTTCTCCTCCCTAACTGCCTAGAATTGGATCAACATTCATTTGTTTCCGTTTTGAAAGATGCCATTGTAAGGATTGAACTTGGAGCAAAACCAATACTACCCGAAGATGTATTAGAAAACAATGAAGAAGCATCTTcagatgatgataatgatgatgttgatgatgttgatgatagATATATTTATGACAATTTAATAGAAGGTAAGATTTTCTACATGTTACCAGCTGGTAATTTTAAAATTGGAGACTGGTCCCCTTACCATTCTACACAAAATTGTGTGACTATTGATCTTCCCCGTAGTGATAATTTGGGTATCATTTTCTACTTGGTTCTTTATCAAGCTCAACCATATCGCATTGAAGATGGTGGAAGTTTTGGATGTGAATGCTACTTAGAAACCACTTCCGGTGAATGTATTAGTATAAAGAGTTTCTTTGTAGATGAAAGAGTGTTGGCTCATTCTCGTACTTCATTTAACATGATGTCGGATCATTTGTTTTTATGGTACGACACACAATGTTGCGAGCAAGTAATGGAAGCTATCAAAGAAATAAAAGCCAATGCCATGAGTGCCATTCACAATTCAAAGCTTACATTTAAATTCTTGGCTCGTActgaaaaaaatatggaaacaGCGATAAAAGAGTGTGGTTTTCGATGGATATATTCCTCAGAAGGTCAAGTTGTCGAGGAAGAAGGATGTGAATCTGAGACAAATAAGGAAACTCACACAGTGGACGGTTCTGAATCTGATGAGCAAGAAGAAACAGTTCCAGCAGCAATGAATTTTCAGCAAAGTGTCTATGGAACTCCCAATCTGGAAGCAGTAGAAACAAAAGACTTAAG GGGTGTGCTTGAAGAACTCTTGCATATTGGATTTGGCGGAGAACTCATGTCATAA